One Bradyrhizobium sp. CCGB12 genomic window carries:
- a CDS encoding pyridoxal phosphate-dependent aminotransferase, whose amino-acid sequence MLRFELEDFFDEYEHQTGLINLASSDAAPWSASALDKEVLAELAGGSLGYPNPKRLLGSLERALAPPAGIGLLPTSGAAEAIALAIHEIAKSCSPPECLLALPSPSYGAFRGLASLLGIKTKQYDYRPGDDWQPDLDDMCALASECSAFILNNPHNPSGYVICNEHLERIAEILASRGAVLIVDEVFRFPDEMPSAIELRCDVVVLGSLSKTHGLPGLRLGWIAARPERLARYRTLQQYLSLTLNSFSVAIGCSVFEDLARFDRAGLVRTNRRLVIDWARRLRGLVSISAPSGGTTVCVAVDGPISEEMLFKASLDAGILIAPGGRCFGPSLSSAWFRLGYGTETSSLELGLERLENVIRDRLEKVN is encoded by the coding sequence ATGCTCCGCTTCGAGCTTGAGGATTTCTTCGACGAGTACGAACATCAAACAGGCCTTATAAACCTAGCTTCCAGCGACGCTGCACCGTGGAGCGCATCGGCACTGGATAAGGAGGTATTGGCCGAGCTCGCAGGCGGCTCGCTCGGCTATCCCAACCCAAAGCGACTGCTAGGCTCGCTCGAACGCGCTCTCGCCCCGCCAGCTGGTATCGGATTGCTGCCTACGTCAGGTGCCGCCGAGGCCATCGCTCTCGCGATCCATGAAATTGCAAAATCGTGTTCCCCGCCGGAATGCCTGCTCGCGCTTCCCTCGCCGAGTTACGGGGCGTTTCGGGGACTGGCTTCACTGCTCGGCATAAAGACAAAGCAATATGACTATCGACCGGGCGATGATTGGCAACCGGATCTTGATGATATGTGCGCTCTTGCGAGCGAGTGCAGCGCATTCATTCTGAACAATCCTCACAATCCAAGCGGCTACGTCATCTGCAACGAGCATCTCGAGCGAATTGCCGAGATACTCGCGTCCCGCGGCGCAGTCCTTATCGTTGACGAAGTGTTCCGATTTCCCGACGAGATGCCTTCGGCAATCGAACTTCGATGCGACGTGGTGGTCCTCGGAAGCCTTTCCAAGACGCACGGACTACCGGGATTGCGGCTCGGCTGGATCGCCGCACGGCCAGAACGCCTCGCGCGATACAGGACTCTGCAACAATATCTTTCACTGACCTTGAATTCCTTTTCTGTAGCAATCGGTTGTTCGGTCTTCGAGGACCTTGCCAGATTCGATCGAGCCGGGCTCGTCAGAACCAATCGAAGACTAGTCATCGATTGGGCGCGAAGATTGCGCGGATTGGTTTCTATTTCAGCCCCATCGGGCGGCACGACCGTCTGCGTGGCGGTAGATGGCCCGATCTCGGAGGAAATGCTTTTCAAGGCCTCTTTGGATGCGGGCATCCTTATTGCGCCCGGAGGCCGTTGCTTTGGCCCGAGCCTATCCTCGGCTTGGTTCCGCCTCGGCTACGGCACTGAAACCAGCTCGCTCGAGCTGGGTCTCGAGCGATTGGAAAACGTAATCCGCGACCGATTAGAAAAAGTGAATTAG
- a CDS encoding 5'-methylthioadenosine/S-adenosylhomocysteine nucleosidase, giving the protein MFARKSDLVLISNLKDQQDPDTNWFTEESPKGLAGRCLLDAIEYLHSAPKLPARFWHVVNAHAIRLVHRCLTDPHVNRPDVLERLKPHIEETCRQLLNGRQPSVPFYGDDYWDWASVVNAFMEVRSASPSAERAAAREMDSFHEAVKKRTLGGLSVGNPDREWYGPATAALAYRVLGKGPDDTRGMQQLLAQLKAQALETVVDGKYRGREIPARQLLWHYGQVVALFPVEAKEQVERLTDFSWSKDAMEDDERVFVLARVLQGAYAADKSDTIENALTLLYKAQTLSRPLGYGLMGDVVKGSLNVLDALWPHLKAEEKADIARMIDALLASYARNNTVGFIVAIDHEVEAIEDALKSVGATIEKKGGTTIVKHKKFRAAICVGKSLNAATTATSTLIEKHNAKWIIMSGVAGSLGKSTAKKGDGAQFKGPDKGDLVVATSMAPFHIRDKVREEIENAKVPFDGDTWMVIPTDPELFRLAHEAANEMKDELRYFYEGMIVSGTGIKDSAAEKKRILDEFPGGLAVEEEGYAMGIVCLSHHVPYLNIRGISDRAEGDKAKQKQDTTVENNEQRGVAKLAARLAVKVAVRLSERW; this is encoded by the coding sequence ATGTTTGCCCGAAAGTCCGACCTTGTTCTGATTTCGAATCTCAAAGATCAACAAGACCCCGATACAAACTGGTTCACTGAGGAGTCACCCAAGGGGCTCGCTGGGCGCTGCCTCCTTGATGCAATCGAATATCTTCATTCGGCGCCGAAGCTGCCAGCTAGATTCTGGCATGTCGTGAATGCGCACGCGATCCGGTTAGTTCACCGCTGCTTGACGGATCCACATGTGAACCGGCCAGATGTTCTCGAACGTCTGAAGCCTCATATCGAGGAGACCTGTCGCCAGCTTCTGAATGGACGTCAGCCAAGTGTGCCGTTTTACGGCGATGACTATTGGGACTGGGCGTCGGTCGTCAACGCGTTCATGGAGGTGCGTTCCGCGTCCCCGAGCGCGGAACGGGCTGCCGCGCGCGAAATGGACTCGTTCCACGAGGCCGTAAAGAAACGTACGCTTGGCGGCCTATCGGTGGGCAATCCGGATCGCGAGTGGTATGGGCCTGCGACGGCGGCACTTGCGTACAGGGTCCTAGGAAAGGGTCCTGACGACACGCGTGGCATGCAACAACTTCTCGCGCAACTAAAGGCGCAGGCCTTGGAGACCGTCGTTGATGGGAAGTATCGCGGTCGCGAGATTCCCGCCCGGCAATTGCTTTGGCACTACGGCCAGGTCGTCGCTCTGTTCCCCGTAGAGGCGAAGGAGCAGGTCGAGAGGCTGACCGATTTTTCATGGTCGAAAGATGCGATGGAAGACGACGAGCGCGTATTCGTCCTGGCCCGCGTGCTGCAGGGGGCCTACGCCGCCGATAAGTCCGACACAATTGAGAACGCACTAACGCTGCTCTACAAGGCCCAGACCCTCAGTCGGCCTTTGGGCTACGGCTTAATGGGCGACGTCGTCAAGGGATCTCTGAATGTGCTCGATGCCCTCTGGCCACATTTGAAGGCGGAGGAGAAGGCTGACATCGCCAGAATGATCGACGCTCTCCTTGCTAGTTACGCAAGAAACAACACCGTCGGTTTCATTGTGGCGATCGACCATGAGGTCGAAGCGATTGAGGATGCATTGAAGAGCGTCGGAGCCACGATCGAGAAAAAGGGCGGGACGACGATCGTCAAACACAAGAAATTCAGGGCCGCGATCTGTGTCGGTAAGTCCTTGAACGCCGCGACCACCGCCACCAGCACTCTAATTGAAAAACATAACGCGAAATGGATCATCATGTCCGGCGTCGCCGGGTCGCTCGGAAAATCGACTGCAAAGAAAGGAGATGGTGCGCAGTTCAAAGGACCTGACAAGGGCGATCTGGTCGTCGCGACGTCCATGGCCCCCTTTCATATACGCGACAAAGTGAGGGAGGAGATTGAAAACGCCAAGGTCCCGTTTGATGGGGATACTTGGATGGTCATCCCGACGGATCCTGAACTATTCCGGCTTGCTCACGAGGCAGCCAACGAAATGAAGGACGAACTCAGATACTTCTACGAAGGCATGATAGTGAGCGGTACCGGTATCAAGGACTCGGCGGCCGAGAAGAAAAGGATACTTGACGAATTTCCCGGCGGGCTTGCCGTGGAAGAAGAGGGTTACGCCATGGGGATTGTGTGCCTGAGCCATCACGTACCGTACCTCAACATTCGAGGCATTTCGGACCGCGCCGAAGGCGACAAGGCGAAGCAGAAGCAGGACACAACGGTCGAGAACAACGAGCAACGAGGTGTCGCAAAACTGGCAGCCCGGCTCGCGGTGAAGGTTGCGGTACGACTTAGCGAGCGCTGGTGA
- a CDS encoding thermonuclease family protein, which yields MWRGPSKSPSAWVETVCAALADSFVGQASVIDGDTLEVHGTRIRLWGVDAPESTQLCRGEDSLQYRCGSKAANELDAFITQRPVNCVPVSLDQYGRTVATCSVAGGDLGEWLVRNGLALEWPQYSKGRHHEAQREAERVGQGLWKGSYVEPWLYRACIRAGGKPSACSDDANAHP from the coding sequence ATTTGGCGGGGCCCGTCGAAATCGCCGAGTGCCTGGGTAGAGACGGTATGCGCGGCCCTTGCCGACAGCTTTGTCGGCCAGGCCAGCGTCATTGACGGCGACACCCTGGAAGTTCACGGAACGCGGATCCGCCTTTGGGGTGTGGATGCTCCGGAAAGCACTCAGCTGTGTCGCGGTGAGGACAGTTTACAGTACCGCTGTGGTTCGAAGGCTGCGAACGAACTCGATGCCTTTATTACCCAGCGTCCCGTAAACTGTGTCCCGGTCAGCCTCGACCAATATGGCCGCACGGTCGCGACCTGTTCGGTCGCAGGCGGGGATCTCGGGGAATGGCTTGTGCGCAACGGTCTCGCGCTGGAGTGGCCCCAATACTCGAAGGGCAGACACCATGAAGCCCAGCGCGAGGCTGAGCGCGTGGGCCAAGGACTTTGGAAGGGTAGCTACGTCGAGCCGTGGCTCTATCGTGCATGCATCCGCGCTGGTGGAAAGCCGTCTGCCTGTTCGGACGATGCAAATGCCCATCCTTGA
- a CDS encoding ArdC family protein: MSRHYPRERAGADRASLYDDITNKIIGELEAGRVPWVQPWGTAAKASLAMPKSAATGRQYSGINVLILWGAATEHSFTGQSWLTFRQALSLGGHVRKGERGTTVVYADRFVPVEEKRRASETSDEAQAIPFLKRFTVFNTDQCDDLPSEIATTAPPPPPGLIEPQVENLIKATGINFRIGGNRAFYAPAEDYVQVPPPQAYFEPINWHRTALHELAHASGHRSRLSRDLSGGYGTRKYAFEELIAEISAAFSCASLGIVPTVRHADYIGSWLEVLREDNRAIVRAASQASKVADYLLGFLPEPVVDKMTERAEQEAA; this comes from the coding sequence ATGTCCAGACACTATCCTCGAGAGCGTGCCGGTGCGGATCGGGCAAGCCTTTATGACGACATCACCAACAAGATCATCGGTGAACTTGAGGCTGGCCGAGTGCCGTGGGTGCAGCCTTGGGGCACCGCGGCGAAGGCGTCTTTGGCCATGCCGAAAAGCGCGGCGACCGGTCGACAATACAGCGGCATCAACGTTCTGATCCTCTGGGGTGCTGCCACCGAACACTCATTCACGGGTCAGAGTTGGCTTACGTTCCGCCAAGCGCTGTCGCTCGGTGGTCACGTCCGCAAGGGCGAGCGCGGGACGACCGTTGTCTATGCCGATCGATTTGTACCGGTTGAGGAAAAACGGCGCGCGAGCGAAACGAGCGATGAAGCGCAGGCCATCCCGTTCCTCAAGCGCTTCACTGTCTTTAATACTGATCAATGCGACGACCTGCCTTCGGAGATCGCGACGACGGCGCCGCCTCCGCCACCAGGCCTGATTGAGCCGCAGGTCGAAAATCTCATCAAGGCGACCGGCATCAACTTCCGCATTGGCGGCAACCGCGCATTCTATGCGCCGGCAGAAGACTATGTGCAGGTGCCGCCACCACAAGCCTATTTTGAGCCGATCAATTGGCATCGAACCGCCTTGCATGAACTGGCGCATGCCAGCGGCCATCGGTCACGTCTCAGCCGCGACTTGTCTGGCGGTTACGGCACCAGGAAGTACGCCTTCGAGGAACTCATCGCAGAAATATCGGCTGCATTCAGTTGCGCGTCGCTTGGTATCGTACCGACGGTGCGACATGCCGACTATATCGGCTCCTGGCTCGAGGTGCTGCGCGAGGACAATCGCGCGATCGTGCGAGCTGCCTCACAAGCCAGCAAGGTTGCGGATTATCTCCTTGGATTCTTGCCGGAGCCCGTTGTCGACAAGATGACTGAGAGAGCGGAGCAGGAGGCCGCGTGA
- a CDS encoding ParB/RepB/Spo0J family partition protein, giving the protein MTKAVQKITLSPSRDIPFNKLVLSQSNVRRVKAGVSIEQLAESIAQRTLLQSLNVRAVVDAEGNETGMFEVPAGGRRYRALELLVRQKRMAKAQAVPCVVREGGIAEDDSLAENNERVGLHPLDQFRAFQTLSGAGMSEEDIAARHFVTPAVVKQRLRLASVSPKLHDVYAEDGVTLEQLMAFSVTGDQARQEQVWENVSRSGYDEPYQIRRMLTENTVRASDRRVQFIGLDDYQQAGGGILRDLFEHDDGGWLQDVALLDRLVTERLKAEAEAIGSEGWKWISVAIDFPYGHTTRLRELEGQPVDLTSEERATIDALNTEQAKLEAEYQDADELPEEIDQRLGAIEAALLALENRPKTYDPAEITRAGVFVSIDSEGRLCVDRGYVRPEDEAPVAGLDVERDADTSPTEGQEAGASVQRTAISVAGATSEPEEDDEDPARPLPDRLIIELTAHRTLALRDALAENPAVAFQAVLHNFVLTAFYRFASSGSCLEIGLRTPTFPAQAPGLRESVSAKAVEARHEAGKARLPKRENDLWAALTALDGGAKASLFAHCASFAVNAVYEPANRYNQGRVSAHGVRTRLDQANVLARAAGLDMVQAGWRPTVDNYLGRVTKPRILDAVREAKGESSVQLIDHLKKADMAKEAERLLDGSGWLPEPLRLADSRPSSAEPVGEAGPLPEFLAGEEDLENGSDEHPQQLDAAE; this is encoded by the coding sequence ATGACGAAGGCTGTCCAAAAGATCACCCTGTCGCCCTCGCGGGACATTCCGTTCAACAAGCTGGTACTCAGCCAGTCCAACGTCCGGCGCGTGAAGGCGGGCGTTTCGATCGAGCAACTCGCGGAAAGCATCGCCCAGCGGACGCTCCTGCAAAGTCTCAATGTGCGGGCGGTTGTAGATGCGGAAGGCAATGAGACCGGTATGTTCGAGGTGCCGGCGGGCGGCCGGCGCTATCGCGCACTGGAACTTCTTGTCAGGCAGAAGCGCATGGCGAAGGCGCAGGCCGTTCCTTGTGTGGTGCGCGAGGGGGGCATTGCCGAAGACGATTCGCTTGCGGAGAACAACGAGCGGGTAGGCCTTCATCCGCTTGATCAGTTCCGGGCTTTCCAGACCTTGAGCGGCGCCGGCATGTCCGAGGAGGATATCGCGGCTCGGCACTTCGTGACACCGGCCGTTGTGAAGCAACGCCTCCGGCTGGCGTCCGTGTCGCCGAAGCTGCACGACGTCTATGCCGAAGACGGCGTGACCCTCGAGCAGCTCATGGCGTTTTCCGTCACCGGGGATCAGGCTCGGCAGGAACAAGTCTGGGAGAATGTCAGCCGTTCGGGCTACGATGAACCATATCAAATCCGGCGGATGCTGACGGAAAATACCGTGCGGGCGTCCGATCGCCGCGTGCAGTTCATTGGGCTCGATGATTACCAGCAGGCAGGCGGCGGCATTTTGCGCGACCTGTTCGAGCACGATGATGGCGGCTGGCTTCAAGACGTCGCTCTGCTCGACCGTCTTGTCACGGAGAGGCTCAAAGCCGAGGCGGAAGCAATTGGTTCGGAGGGATGGAAATGGATCTCAGTCGCCATTGACTTCCCCTACGGCCACACCACACGACTGCGCGAGCTGGAAGGGCAACCTGTCGATCTCACCTCCGAAGAACGGGCCACCATCGACGCTCTCAACACCGAGCAGGCGAAGCTTGAAGCCGAATATCAGGACGCGGATGAGCTGCCCGAAGAGATCGACCAGCGTCTCGGCGCGATCGAGGCGGCGCTGCTGGCGCTCGAAAACCGGCCGAAAACCTACGATCCGGCGGAGATTACCCGGGCCGGCGTCTTCGTCAGCATCGATTCCGAAGGGCGGCTTTGCGTCGATCGGGGCTATGTCAGGCCGGAGGACGAGGCACCTGTGGCCGGTCTCGATGTCGAGCGGGACGCCGATACGTCACCGACTGAAGGGCAGGAAGCTGGTGCTTCCGTACAGCGCACGGCGATCTCGGTCGCCGGCGCAACGAGCGAGCCGGAGGAGGATGATGAAGACCCGGCAAGGCCCTTGCCGGATCGGCTTATCATCGAGCTCACGGCGCACCGTACGCTGGCATTGCGAGATGCGCTGGCCGAAAATCCTGCGGTCGCGTTCCAGGCGGTGCTGCACAACTTCGTGCTGACGGCCTTTTACCGATTTGCTTCGTCCGGAAGCTGCCTGGAAATCGGGCTCCGCACGCCAACCTTTCCCGCTCAAGCTCCGGGGCTGAGGGAAAGCGTCTCGGCTAAGGCTGTCGAGGCGCGGCATGAGGCCGGGAAGGCACGGTTGCCGAAGCGCGAGAACGATCTCTGGGCTGCGCTGACTGCTCTCGATGGTGGTGCAAAGGCCTCGCTGTTCGCCCACTGCGCGTCCTTTGCGGTCAACGCCGTCTATGAGCCGGCCAATCGTTACAATCAGGGTCGCGTCTCAGCCCACGGCGTCCGCACGCGTCTCGACCAGGCCAACGTGCTAGCGCGCGCTGCCGGACTTGACATGGTGCAGGCTGGCTGGAGACCGACCGTCGACAACTATCTCGGCCGAGTCACCAAGCCTCGCATTCTGGACGCGGTGCGGGAAGCCAAGGGCGAGTCGTCGGTGCAACTGATCGACCATCTGAAGAAGGCCGACATGGCCAAGGAGGCCGAGCGTCTCCTGGATGGCTCGGGCTGGTTGCCGGAGCCGCTGCGTCTCGCCGATTCCAGGCCGTCTTCGGCGGAGCCGGTAGGTGAAGCGGGCCCGCTGCCAGAATTCCTCGCTGGCGAGGAGGATCTGGAGAACGGTAGCGACGAGCATCCGCAACAGCTCGACGCGGCTGAGTGA
- a CDS encoding strawberry notch-like NTP hydrolase domain-containing protein, with product MTESLAGGAAAAPLSMRAAATITSAAVRAARQLLTNLERGQRIDAAVLRGAMEAAFGASDAAGAWNWKTAYDTCEAATVLFLRKFGPAIRTKAGSTAATLPMLARVASLLPTHTRRSEDSQLLQQFSTPIPLGLAACTAAGITPADRVLEPSAGTGLLAVFAELAGGTLVLNELAESRASLLNHLFADVNVTRFDAAQIDDHLEVSVVPSVVLMNPPFSALTNVDRRMADAALRHIASALARLCDGGRLVAITGASFGPDNPAWRDAFVRLQERGRVVFSAAVDGAVYAKHGTRIDTRLLVIDKQHAADPNVFPPPLGIAGDVATLLGWVTEHVPSRLAVAAPDVINVTRRPPMSGFLGASAPCPSSTSGGAAPEDVELSYETVEWLPLEGARLTDALYEEYGLQSIRIPGAHAHPTKLVQSAAMASVAPPRPSYRPHLPASLVADGILSDAQLESVIYAGEAHSEFLAGSWTVDATFDVVVAARDDAENALRFRRGWFLGDGTGAGKGRQVAGILLDNWLKGRRRAVWISKSDKLIEDAQRDWSALGMERLLVTPLSRFRQGTPVRLSEGVLFTTYATLRTDERGEKLSRVRQIVEWLGSDFDGVIVFDESHAMQNAAGQKGERGDQAASQQGRAGLRLQHALPNARVVYVSATGATTIHNLAYAQRLGLWGGADFPFATRAEFVEAIEEGGVAAMEVLARDLKALGLYSARSLSYEGVEYELIEHQLTPEQVRIYDAYAGAFSVIHNNLDAAMRAANITGETGTLNGQAKSAARSAFESAKQRFFGHLLTSMKTPSLIRSIERDLDAGHAAVIQIVSTGEALMERRLAEIPTEEWGDVRVDITPREYVLDYLAHSFPVQLYEPFTDSEGNLCSRPVYRDGQPVESRDAVARRDRLIEKLASLPPVPGALDQVIQRFGTDVVAEVTGRSRRIVRKRERLVVENRAASANLAETSAFMDDVKRILVFSDAGGTGRSYHAELSARNRRLRVHYLLEPGWKADAAIQGLGRTNRTNQAQPPLFRPIATDVKAEKRFLSTIARRLDTLGAITRGQRQTGGQGLFRPEDNLESQYGRDALRQLYTLLARGTVQRCSLERFEDATGLKLTDANGLRDELPPITTFLNRLLALTIDLQNILFTVFERLLTARIEGAVASGTYDVGLETLRAESFIVSDRRTIYVHPGTGAETRLLTITQRQRNHPVSLDDALGRLSDRRAVLLINERSGRAAVQVAAPSFMLDDGEIEQRVRLIRPMELHSVPLKMMAESHWAEADRKRFAAAWLAELAEVPEFTESTIHVVAGLLLPIWKRLPNESTRVYRLQTYAGERVIGRKVSATWVASFLAADAPALTSEAGFAALMEGRTVFELSEGLQLRRARVMGAYRIELSGFNDTMRDRLRAYGLFGEIISWKLRMFVPTDASGVEILSKVLEQYPIARISEREAA from the coding sequence ATGACCGAATCTCTCGCTGGCGGCGCTGCCGCTGCACCGCTCTCGATGCGTGCCGCTGCCACGATCACCTCCGCTGCGGTCAGGGCTGCGCGACAGCTCTTGACCAATCTCGAACGCGGCCAGCGCATCGATGCCGCAGTCCTGCGTGGAGCCATGGAGGCTGCTTTCGGCGCCTCGGACGCGGCCGGTGCCTGGAATTGGAAGACCGCCTACGACACCTGCGAGGCGGCCACCGTTCTATTCCTTCGCAAGTTCGGTCCGGCCATCCGGACCAAGGCTGGCTCAACGGCCGCGACGCTGCCGATGCTCGCGAGAGTCGCCAGTCTCCTGCCGACCCACACGCGGCGTTCCGAGGACAGCCAGCTGCTTCAACAATTCTCGACGCCGATCCCGCTGGGGCTGGCCGCATGTACCGCAGCCGGCATCACGCCGGCCGACCGCGTTCTGGAGCCCTCAGCGGGCACCGGCTTGCTTGCGGTCTTTGCCGAGCTCGCCGGCGGCACTCTCGTGCTTAACGAATTGGCCGAGTCCCGCGCGTCGCTGCTCAATCATCTGTTCGCCGACGTCAACGTCACGCGGTTCGACGCCGCCCAGATCGATGATCACCTCGAAGTGAGTGTTGTCCCGAGCGTTGTCCTGATGAACCCGCCATTCTCTGCGCTGACCAACGTCGATCGTCGGATGGCGGACGCGGCGCTCCGGCACATCGCTTCGGCCTTAGCGCGCCTTTGCGACGGTGGGCGTCTGGTCGCCATCACCGGTGCAAGCTTCGGGCCGGACAATCCGGCATGGCGAGACGCCTTCGTTCGCCTTCAGGAACGCGGGCGAGTTGTTTTCTCTGCCGCGGTCGACGGCGCCGTCTACGCGAAACACGGAACACGCATCGACACACGGCTGCTCGTCATCGACAAGCAGCACGCGGCAGACCCGAACGTTTTTCCGCCTCCGCTCGGCATTGCGGGCGATGTCGCTACCTTACTCGGTTGGGTGACCGAGCATGTGCCTTCGAGGCTGGCTGTTGCCGCCCCAGACGTGATCAACGTCACCAGGCGCCCTCCGATGTCAGGATTCCTCGGCGCCTCTGCACCATGTCCGTCCTCTACTTCCGGCGGCGCCGCGCCAGAAGACGTCGAACTTTCGTACGAGACGGTCGAGTGGTTACCGCTGGAAGGCGCCAGGCTTACCGATGCGCTTTACGAGGAATACGGATTGCAGTCGATCCGTATTCCGGGCGCGCACGCGCATCCGACCAAGCTCGTGCAGTCGGCTGCAATGGCGTCTGTCGCGCCTCCAAGGCCATCCTATCGGCCGCATCTGCCAGCCAGCCTCGTGGCAGATGGCATCCTGTCGGACGCCCAGCTTGAGAGCGTCATTTACGCCGGCGAGGCGCATTCCGAATTTCTCGCAGGCTCCTGGACGGTCGATGCGACTTTTGACGTTGTCGTGGCCGCGCGCGACGACGCAGAGAATGCCCTCCGCTTTCGTCGCGGCTGGTTCTTGGGCGATGGCACCGGCGCGGGCAAAGGGCGGCAGGTCGCCGGTATCCTGCTCGACAACTGGCTCAAGGGTCGCCGCCGCGCGGTCTGGATCAGTAAATCCGACAAGCTGATCGAGGATGCACAGCGCGATTGGTCGGCACTCGGCATGGAGCGGCTGCTTGTGACGCCGCTCTCGCGTTTCCGCCAGGGCACGCCGGTCAGGCTCTCGGAAGGCGTCCTATTTACCACCTACGCTACGCTACGGACCGACGAGCGTGGCGAAAAGCTTTCGCGTGTGCGGCAGATCGTCGAATGGTTGGGCTCCGACTTCGATGGAGTGATCGTCTTCGACGAGAGCCACGCGATGCAGAACGCGGCAGGCCAGAAGGGCGAGCGCGGCGACCAGGCGGCCTCTCAGCAGGGGCGTGCGGGCCTCAGGCTCCAGCACGCCTTGCCGAATGCGCGTGTGGTCTATGTGTCGGCAACGGGCGCCACTACGATTCACAATCTTGCTTATGCCCAACGCCTTGGCCTGTGGGGCGGCGCCGATTTTCCGTTTGCCACCCGCGCCGAGTTCGTCGAAGCGATCGAGGAGGGCGGCGTCGCGGCGATGGAAGTGCTGGCCCGCGACCTCAAGGCGCTCGGTCTCTACTCGGCTCGCTCACTCTCTTACGAGGGCGTCGAGTACGAGCTCATCGAGCACCAGCTCACACCAGAGCAGGTACGCATCTACGACGCCTACGCCGGCGCGTTCAGCGTGATCCATAACAACCTCGATGCCGCGATGCGGGCCGCGAATATCACTGGCGAGACCGGAACGCTGAACGGGCAGGCCAAATCGGCGGCACGATCGGCCTTTGAAAGCGCCAAGCAGCGTTTCTTTGGCCACCTCCTGACCTCGATGAAGACGCCATCGCTGATCAGATCGATCGAGCGCGATCTCGACGCCGGCCACGCCGCCGTCATCCAAATCGTTTCGACGGGCGAGGCGCTGATGGAGCGCCGGCTCGCCGAGATCCCGACCGAGGAGTGGGGCGACGTCCGGGTCGACATCACCCCGCGCGAATATGTCCTCGACTATCTCGCCCATTCCTTCCCGGTCCAGCTCTATGAGCCATTCACCGACTCAGAGGGCAATCTCTGCTCCCGGCCCGTCTATCGTGACGGCCAGCCGGTCGAGAGCCGGGACGCCGTCGCGCGCCGCGACCGACTGATCGAGAAACTCGCCTCGCTGCCGCCGGTCCCGGGTGCGCTGGATCAGGTGATCCAGCGCTTCGGCACCGACGTGGTCGCCGAAGTCACCGGCCGCTCACGCCGCATCGTTCGCAAGCGCGAACGGCTGGTCGTCGAAAACCGGGCCGCTTCGGCTAACCTCGCGGAGACATCGGCCTTCATGGACGACGTCAAGCGGATCCTCGTGTTCTCCGACGCGGGCGGCACTGGGAGGAGCTACCATGCCGAACTCTCGGCGCGGAATCGCCGTCTGCGGGTCCACTATTTGCTCGAGCCCGGCTGGAAGGCTGATGCCGCAATCCAGGGGCTCGGCCGGACCAACCGCACCAACCAGGCGCAGCCGCCGCTGTTTCGTCCGATCGCGACCGACGTGAAGGCCGAAAAGCGCTTCTTGAGCACCATCGCCCGCCGGCTCGATACGTTGGGAGCGATCACGCGCGGCCAGCGCCAGACCGGCGGGCAGGGCCTGTTCCGGCCCGAGGATAATCTCGAAAGCCAGTACGGCCGCGACGCGTTGCGCCAACTCTACACGCTGCTAGCACGCGGCACGGTCCAGAGGTGCTCGCTCGAGAGATTCGAGGATGCGACCGGTCTGAAGTTGACCGATGCCAATGGGCTCAGGGATGAGCTGCCGCCGATTACGACCTTCCTGAACAGGTTGCTGGCGCTCACGATCGACCTTCAGAACATTCTGTTCACCGTCTTCGAGCGGCTATTGACCGCTCGGATCGAGGGCGCGGTTGCCTCGGGCACCTACGATGTCGGGCTGGAAACGCTTCGCGCCGAAAGCTTCATCGTCAGCGACCGGCGGACCATTTATGTCCATCCCGGCACTGGTGCCGAAACCCGGCTTCTCACGATCACGCAGCGCCAACGCAATCATCCCGTGAGCCTCGATGACGCTCTTGGTCGTCTTTCGGATCGCCGCGCTGTCCTATTGATCAATGAGCGCTCGGGACGTGCGGCAGTGCAAGTCGCAGCCCCGAGCTTCATGCTTGACGACGGCGAGATCGAGCAGCGCGTGCGCCTGATCCGGCCGATGGAGCTGCATAGCGTTCCCTTGAAGATGATGGCGGAAAGCCATTGGGCTGAAGCGGACCGTAAGCGTTTTGCTGCAGCTTGGCTCGCGGAGCTTGCCGAGGTCCCCGAGTTCACGGAAAGCACTATCCACGTCGTGGCCGGCTTGCTGCTGCCCATCTGGAAGCGGTTGCCGAACGAGTCGACGCGCGTCTATAGGCTTCAGACATATGCGGGCGAGCGCGTCATCGGGCGCAAGGTCTCGGCGACCTGGGTCGCGAGCTTCCTTGCGGCTGACGCGCCGGCGCTAACGTCGGAGGCTGGCTTTGCAGCGCTGATGGAGGGGCGGACCGTCTTCGAGCTTTCGGAAGGGCTCCAGCTTCGCCGTGCCCGGGTGATGGGCGCATACCGTATCGAACTGTCTGGGTTCAACGACACGATGCGCGATCGGCTGCGCGCCTACGGCCTCTTCGGAGAGATCATCTCCTGGAAGCTGCGCATGTTCGTGCCCACGGACGCGAGCGGTGTCGAGATCCTGTCAAAGGTGCTCGAGCAGTATCCGATCGCGCGCATCAGCGAGCGGGAGGCCGCCTGA